A region of the Dysidea avara chromosome 9, odDysAvar1.4, whole genome shotgun sequence genome:
CAGCTAAgaacagtcatgtaaatactctgataatgcagtcaagtgtgtctggTAACAACAACGCTTACATTGAACTTGACATCCACTACTGTAAATTGCTATACatatctacaacaattatcattatcaataaaacaatccattactggattaataaaaagtacattaaCTAGATGAATGAAAagagaaaattttaaaaggtgaatagggatcgctgagaAAAGCTATGAAACAAGAAGagatccctattttgactcatctcaaaatgacagagcatgtaactaaaatttaggacacagagtcaaaatagggatttgtggtttacattaccaccccaacgATCCCTTTTTGTTTCTTGGattttttttcagcgatcccatTTCtcctttttaaattttaaattttttattcatctggtattatcaagagtataatggggagggagagtgtcgagCTGCACTATAGGCTGTGAAAAACGAGCCCATAAAGTAACCTGCATACCTTCATTTCTTCTTGTAAACCTGACCGCTGTTGATTACTCAGATTTAGCACCTTAAATGTTTTAACCGGTGGTCCACAAGGGGTGGTCACAATGGCTAAAATTGTGTCACTTTAACTAGTAGAACTGTTAAGGCAAGGCATGGGatggcgaccatgatgaaatctctacCATGATGAAATGTCGAAATCTTGACATCGCtcgaccatgatgaaacctcgatgtttgttttccaggttagctgcttgtgtctttctctttgttCAGCGAGTTCCTGTGTGtgatgtgccatacttttctcgaGTACACCGTACTGTTCTTTCACTAAGTAGTCATATTACTGGACCtcacgggctcatttttcacagtataTAGCAtagttcgacactctcccttCCCATTATATTCTCCTggtattattcataatattattcacaagcatagcgaagtttacaaggagaattcTGGGATAAAAAgcagcaaggcttgctgaatgggtTATTgtggatggaaacagcccaaaccaggCTGTTTCTTCTTCCATTATGCAAACGAAGTCATACAAGATCGCACTTAGAGTTAGGTTTTCTGGTGTGCGCTTGCTTGTTGCTGATacaaattgtcgttattaaacttGGTATATgaggaagcttaatctgtgctGAAGACATTATCGCAAGGCGGTTTTTTTGttccgtgattattgtatgtGGGCAGGCTATCCACCCAggttaaaaaaaaacttgtaagATTTAACAAGCCTGTGCAAGATCTTGCAAAGTCACATTTAATCTTGCAAAATTGGTTTAAGGAAAGGACCTTTATGTGCACCCAAAATCTTGCAAGAATTGTGCAAGTAAAGAACCTTTTCACTTGCACAAGTGTAAGAATTGGCAAGATTTGTGCAAGATTGGTACAAGAATTTGATGCAGGTTTAGTAAGATTCTTGCAAGTTTTTTACCTGGGCaagattaaaatactctaatagagcagtcacgtaaatactctaataatgcagtcaagtgtataacaactatccttgcactgaatttgagaGCTATTAACGGCACTAGTAATGGAAATTAATAGGACATGTTTTAACAACACATaaaaacaaaataattgttctATTCAATAAGAATAAAGCTCTCCACTAAGCGCAGCTCAGTGGAGACAGCGTGGAGCTCTGTTGACGACAGCTTTCTGCTCCCACGAATGGCCAGTACAGCAGAGCGTAATAGTGAGAATGATAAAGTACAGCGCATCCAGGAGAGTGTTTGGTTGTAAGACGTACTGTGCTTCTGTGATAAAAGATCTGCCAAACGGTTGTAGAAAATAGTAGCCTCCTTGCCCAAACCACTAGTAATGTAAACTCTAgttcatattaggagactctgtTTGCACATTGCAATCTGAttagtttcatgtgtgtactgaaacgttgacgGCGTTACAATGCAGAAtgtaaaattacactattcacaacagtcttcattatcaataaaacaaatccattactgaattaataaaaaatacataaactagatgaatacaattttaagagggagaatTGGTATCGCTGAAAAAGCCATGAAAAAAAGTCGCTGGTAATGTAAACCAttaatccctattttgactggTTTCAAAATGACAGcactaaagatttatgatagagagtcaaaatagggatttgtgatttacattaccaccccagtgatccattcttgtttcatggcttttttcagcaatccctattctcccacttaaaattttcaattttttagtCTTATTATGGAACAATAGTTAGGGTCTGCAATGTGAAAAATCAATATCCTTcatattgtcatgtgttagggcaggagcttatgagctgccAAAGGCGGCGAAGGAGCACGAAACTTACGTAGCCTGCTGGGTGCCATCAAAATCCAAATTCATTAGCGATTattttccatataaggaaagtaaaattTCATTAATCAACGCCGTACACTAATTGTGCGCGACACTCGTAGCAGTTTATTCAAAAAACGTGatgtaatttggattgtgatggaaccgagtttcatgctccttcgccgccttcggcggctcataagctcctggttagggttagggtaagtgTAACTTTAATAACACCAGCACGGCAGCTAAGTTTgccactttcttctggtagaaaacaatagaaatgttttaaaaattatgtgatttttcgttgcaacGGTTTGTAGGGTTCTTCATATACCACGATATTcgctctcaacattgttcaagtagtctatcatcagcTCAAAGTATCGGTTTCTGGTGGCAGGACAATCTGTGCGGCTTCTTGgtgacaaacaaaatgtttctttcactggagcacaggacaagcagagcagtgggtcagcaatgaccagtaggTAAAGTACTTGCATGTGAGGTGTGATTAAAATTGAAACCTGTTAGCcctctggctgagccatctatatgctgaaattcggccaaaacaaCATgacttttgcaaacaaataccagaatggttgataaatcagtgaaacagtctccaacagcaaggatataacacttataaACACCAAACAATACGACTATCTCACTCAGTAAACACATAGGGCATtcccaatgcatgaaataggcacttacgtgatcgaaattcaaatcaacaaataaccatgaaattgttttcatttcTGAAAAAGGAGCCTTGCAGTATGCTCCTTTGTAAATATTCGTGTTAATTGTTGACTCAAACATGGTCTGGGCCAGCGCAGGTGTGTCTTAtactgtgatggcatcatatgGAGAGTCTTAGACTGCTAGGCCAATCAGGATGCGGGACCTAATGTACACAAAAGTTATTGTCGTTTGATTTCAAGTGATTTAAAAGTCATTGTAATAGATTATAATTGTATTTTCAGTGATTTTATTTTTGATCATGTGAgtacctatttcatgcattggattgctctttgCATTTATTGGGTGAGATAGCCAAATTGTTCAGTGTTTATTAgtcttgctgttggagactgtttcACTGATTTATCAACAATTTTGGTATTTGTTGTGTTGTTTTGGGCTAATTTCagtatagatggctcagccagatggctaacaagcttcatcatctcagcaaaaacctgtccAGTTTGCACAACTTTtggatttattatttttattttttcagCATTATCTGCTTTGTCCAAGGAATGATTTGCTAAAGTTTCTGTTAACTATGGTGAAGTTTtgaaattacagtgctagaatGTAGGGagagcaaggaaatcgatttgtacagtgactatactactaataaactacaggtgcttacattcgcagtcataacttctgtttggatgAGTCTACAGAGTTgagatttggcttacaatgttcaccacaTGGACTAGCAGATTGACCAAAGTATAGCTTAGCCCTGCAGTCACTTGGtgtatgaaggcggttttaCTGAACgaaacagtgaaaattttgtttacgtctaccacattgtaaacaaacgtacgtgacacgcaaaccattgtggttacagaaatgaaacaaagattttcgtaCTCCCCGTGAGTAgtcaaataagatggtgtataggtttaatcAATTTAAGACTTCCTTTCCTGAGTAACGGCTTGATTAAAacttatgtaaaaatttctTTGTGACACATGTAATTTCATCAATTTTTgttaaatttcgtttttctcaaaatgcatgcttgtgcaaattattcaggtttttgctgagacagtcacaattttttttaatcatACCtcacatgcaggtactttacctactGGTTGTTGCTGACCCATgacgcagttgctgctctgcttgtcctgtgctccagaggaagaaataTTTTGTTTGTCACCAAGAAGTTGCACAGAtcatgctgccaccagaaactgaccaataaaatcaaaccatcgatactttgagttgatgatagactattTGAATAATACTGAGagtgaatattgtggcatacgaagaaccctatgAACCACTGCAATGAAAAATCACATGAATTTAAGACATTCCTACTGTTTTTTACTAGATGAAAGTGACAAACTCAGCTGCCACgatgccacgctggtgttatcaagacacacagtagtgtatcatgtggccaagaaaactggcgaccacaccgtgagtatattaacaggaagaaagaaaacagttttttcatgcgtgcatagctccatggccccttctccaaagcacactatttttgcattatagctgttcTCCAGGTaaggtacgccacacagcaaatttgattaaattctcAACAGCCACttgcgagatatgggtgttcaaaatttcattttaattttgtttttttcttcttatgccatacggTGGCTACGAGGgactttgatttctttttgcacactttgcaaaattactataaaatgcaaatgtgtaacttgattgccttgatctttggcacaatgGCACGTATTCATTTATTAAAAACGCATAATTAGAAAATACGGCATGGAGGACATGGGCACTAATTTGCGTATTTGTCCTGTAGTTGTCAAGTTGTAGTTTGTGGTAGTGAAGTAGTAGTTCAGCGTGTTTTGCTTGTATTTGGGCTTGTGGTAGAATTAGTTGTACAACACACCACTGGGGCGTAGTCTATGGGTAGTTTAGAAGCGCACTGTAGCAATGGCACTGTAGCAGTGGCACTGTAGCAGTGGCGGAGATAGTAATGAACATGAGAATGACAAGATTTTtaatgaagcagatgtacctggTGCAAGTCTGAATGGTAGAGAATCAAGCAGCCTTAAAATTCCTGAACTGAAGCGCTGGCTTCAATGTCGACGGGCTACTACTAAGGGAAAGAAGGCTGATTTAGTTGTAAGGTTAGCTAAGTAGCTATTAAACATATAAAATTAACAAGTGATTTATAGGGTCCAGGCTGTTATAGCAAATGGTTGGGCAGACAGAGTGGTTGATCCTgacagtagtgtacataatgctGGAAAATCTCAACAGCTTACCACCAAATGGGAAATTCCACCAAACCTAGAATTGGTAAAACTTCAAGATGCAGCCAGGATAGATAACAGATTGGGAATGTTCTGTTTTACCAATGGAAATTTAATTGATTATTTTACAGCACAGACAGCCACAGATGGATTGCCTAGAGGTGACTTTAAGTCTATTAACCGCTCTGCTTTAGATATGTTTCGATGTGGGCATGTTCATGAGATTAAGATTGGTTATGAAAAGTATATTTACATGCAAGCTAAGTGCTGGGCTGAAATGAAGAAATGTGTAATATACAAAATCTCATTGTGTTTGGATGCAGATGTGCATGATGTTGTTGGTGCTAAATGTGGATGTCCTGCTGGAAAAGGACCTACTGGAAGCTGTAAGCATATTGCAGCAGTCTGCTATGCATTAGAAGAGTTTAGTCGTTTTGGTCAACTACCTGAATTCCTGACTAGCACTGATAGACAGCAAGAGTGGCACAGGCCACGCCTAGGGAAGTTGAATATTGTACCAGTCCACCAGCTGAACAAGAGAAGATCAGAGATTTTGAAGCAGTCCGCAAAGGGATTGAGCATGTTTGATCCACGCCAACCTGAGGATCGTCAGCTTAACAACGATGCAATAGAGCAGTTGCGCAGTGAATTATTAGATAGTAACCATCCATGTCTCTTTTTAGATATTTTAATCCCATCTGTCGACAAGATAACACATGACCACTGTTACTCATTGCCACCAGGGCAGTGTTTGGAGGAAACTGTCAGCACATCACTTCAAGCAATTTCCAGGTGTGAtgagaataataatatttaagtGCGCGCGCCCCAGAGGGCGATTAGGCGTTATTTAGAGTTGAATCGTTGTCAGTACCGTAACAAActtgggggcttgtccgggagACGATACGTCGATGTTCTACCTTTCAACCCTACCTATCGACAAAAGAATTTTATATTGGAACCTTTGCAACCTTCGCCTACGGTGAAAAGCCGATATCGTCGTTGTTCAGAGCGGATTCTTCCAAGGCGTCCGCCATTTTTTTCTTAACCTACATCTAAAAGTCCTTGGTGTCGGGTTTACAGGCACCTGTAAAGGTATTCTTTTGTCATCCTGTTGGTTTGTTGCGGTCCAGTTTGTTTTCGTAGGGTTCTATCGTCGACTTTCGCTCCATGTCAGATTTCAATGTTGACTCGTTTCTTAGCGATCCTTCGCTTCAAGTGGTAAAGTCGCTGAAGAAGTCTCAGCTACAGCAAATAGCCACAAGGCTTAACTTAACGTTCACTTCGTCTACTAGAAAGAACGAACTCTCTCGGTTAGTCACTCAACATTTAGTAGATGAAGAGCTAGTTTCCGAAGAGGAGATCGATGAATCTCAATCCCCAGTTGTAGACCCCAGTGTCGTAGAGTTGAAGCGTCTAGAGCTTCAAGACCGTGAACGGGAACGAGAGGCTAGAGTGAAGCTTCGCGAGTTGGAAGTACGTGAgaaggaaatgtcactgcaacTGAAGTTGAGAGAATTAGAGGCAGCAACAGTAGCTCCTTCAACACCTTCCCCTGGACCTCCATTACCCTTTGATGTGAGCAAGCACATCCGCTTTGTCCCGCCATTTCAAGAGAAGGAGGTAGACAAGTACTTTCTGCACTTTGAGAAAGTGGCCACTAGTCTGGTGTGGCCGAAGGATGTGTGGATGGTTTTGCTCCAGAGTGTGCTTATTGGAAAGGCCAGGGAGGTGTATTCAGCTATGAGTGTGGAACAGAGTGGGCAGTATGACAATGTCAAGCAGGCTATTTTGAAGGCGTATGAGCTCGTTCCCGAAGCCTACCGTCAGAATTTTCGGAATTGTCGGAAGcaggacaaacaaacatacaggGAGTTTGCCAGGGACAAGGAAGCCTTGTTTGATCGTTGGTGTGCTTCTAAAGAAGTAGTAAAAGATTTTGAGATTCTTCGCCAGCTCATACTTGTAGAAGAGTTTAAGAGTTGTTTGCCCAATAGTATCAAAACCTACATCGATGAGCAAAAGGCAGACAGTCTCCAGCAGGCATCAGTACTCGCCGACGACTACTCCCTAACCCATAGTTCTTTTTCGGACAGTTCACATAATTCGCACAATAGAGGGTTGCACAGTGACACTACTCGCACTCATGCCAATTCCAAGTCCACGGGTAGTGCAGTAGACCCTCAGAGGAATATGCAAAGGTTTACCTCTGGTGGACCAATTTCTAATTATTGCAAACGGAGAGGGCATGTGATCTCAGAATGTCACACTTTGGAAAAGAGGAGGAATCATCCTACTGGCCACTCATTGGTTCAAGCTGTGAATAGACCTTCCCCTCCTAGTCCCAAGCCCCAGGACTTGGATAGTTATCGTCCGTTTGTATCCGAAGGGCGCGTGTCCCTTCCAGAGGGTGGAGGTACTATGGCTGTGAAGATTTTACGTGACACTGGTGCCACACAGTCTCTTATTGCTTCCCATGTTTTGCCGTTGTCGGATCAGACTTCTGCTGGTGCAAGTGTGCT
Encoded here:
- the LOC136266486 gene encoding uncharacterized protein, whose amino-acid sequence is MASTAERNSENDKQWHCSSGGDSNEHENDKIFNEADVPGASLNGRESSSLKIPELKRWLQCRRATTKGKKADLVVRVQAVIANGWADRVVDPDSSVHNAGKSQQLTTKWEIPPNLELVKLQDAARIDNRLGMFCFTNGNLIDYFTAQTATDGLPRGDFKSINRSALDMFRCGHVHEIKIGYEKYIYMQAKCWAEMKKCVIYKISLCLDADVHDVVGAKCGCPAGKGPTGSCKHIAAVCYALEEFSRFGQLPEFLTSTDRQQEWHRPRLGKLNIVPVHQLNKRRSEILKQSAKGLSMFDPRQPEDRQLNNDAIEQLRSELLDSNHPCLFLDILIPSVDKITHDHCYSLPPGQCLEETVSTSLQAISREDDSDDEEICIPEEDGQDIDYEQLGLKVTATERLVIESKTRSQHHIELWQNVRYKQITGSICGRVLCQKKKTDSLLMYCLYPKPLLDPLPAPIMWGRRHESTAIKKYRAIKNPPGITDSTCTTVEVCGFIIHPHQCYLGASPDGKVKDRSSTQPIGIIEIKCPYSKRDVEPEDACKDSNFYCELKDSNICLKLSHAYYH